Proteins found in one Lutimonas zeaxanthinifaciens genomic segment:
- a CDS encoding CRTAC1 family protein → MRRNLSFIAFGFLIVLTSCEKDPKKDLFRLVDPEDSGLHFANTIIENDSVNPSECLNCFNGGGVGIGDFNSDGLSDVIFTGNQVSSALYLNKGNLKFEDITKEANIQTTSWITGVSIVDINADGLDDIYLNVAGVKCDNDCNNLLFVNQGMNENGIPVFKEMASEYGLDDGNYATQSVFFDYDQDGDLDVYIVHNKNNTHFNRNTPRPKKYWPEYLSDYVLRNDRVEGIDHPVFKNVSDQLNITHKGFGLGVGIADFNNDQLVDVYVSNDFITEDLLYLNKAHHDSIEPVFIESNKKYIGHMTTNGMGMDISDINNDGIWDIYVLDMLPDSYNRQKRVLGGMNYMAHMVITGNDYTAQYMRNTLQLGNGHLNGKPVRSSEVAFQKGISSTDWSWAGLLVDFDNDGDKDIYVSNGYIKDIIDLDYLNFTAQKSTVFTPSKSKLKKYVMELPAIKEPNFFYEQQEGNHFSNVSDLWTESIPSLSNGVAYADLDLDGDLDLLVSNINSKAFLLENKSSDELKNHYLRIKLAGNDQNTQAIGSKISIWQKGEEQHQFHSVIRGYLSSVEPIVHFGLTSERIDSLKVIWPDGRMTKIHNPQANQVLELNQEDATENAVQKERIEYLFRNLDSILPFVHKENKFNEYTDQPLLMRQYSRSGPCITAGNIDGVAGDEIFIGGSFNEPGSIWFQDESGKYYPKQMLDSVYEDTDALFVDVDNDNDLDLYVASGGNEFFENSTRFLDRLYINDGSGNFKRDDKALPEIFNSSGCVRAVDIDHDQDMDLFIGARITPFNYPKTPESYLLINDKGTFHLEENAAIKDAGMITDAVWADIDDDQWEDLIVSGEFMPIKIFKNDKGKLEKFDSTWLNTENEPIEIQGWWNCIKAHDFDQDGDLDFIAGNQGLNSYFKPKKNYPLYVYNKDYDGNGKLDPLLGQYFDHEGKEVLYPIHGREDIKLQFPESMIQFYSYEDFAGVTFESILKIKDLEAETLKATTFASSYIENLGNGKFRIRPFHDDLQVSPINDMLIDDFDKDGIIDFLVVGNDFSAESNYGQFDALTGLMVKTNGKEFEIVPSRKSGFNVQGQSKHMIQISDRFNQKLIIATQNNEKIKIFKTP, encoded by the coding sequence ATGAGGCGAAATTTAAGTTTTATTGCATTCGGATTCTTAATAGTTTTGACAAGTTGTGAAAAGGACCCCAAAAAAGATCTTTTCAGATTGGTAGATCCTGAAGATTCAGGGCTCCATTTTGCCAATACAATTATTGAAAACGATAGTGTAAACCCCAGCGAGTGCCTCAATTGCTTCAACGGAGGTGGCGTGGGAATCGGAGATTTCAATAGTGACGGACTCTCTGATGTGATTTTTACGGGTAATCAGGTATCATCCGCCTTATACCTCAACAAAGGAAACCTGAAGTTTGAAGATATAACTAAGGAAGCGAATATTCAAACGACAAGCTGGATCACAGGGGTATCGATTGTTGACATTAATGCTGATGGTTTAGATGATATTTATTTGAATGTTGCCGGTGTCAAATGCGATAACGACTGCAATAATCTTCTATTTGTCAATCAGGGAATGAATGAAAACGGAATACCTGTTTTTAAAGAAATGGCAAGCGAATACGGACTGGATGACGGAAACTACGCAACTCAATCCGTTTTTTTTGATTACGATCAGGATGGGGACCTGGACGTTTATATTGTCCATAATAAAAACAATACGCACTTCAATCGGAATACACCAAGGCCCAAGAAGTACTGGCCCGAATATCTTTCCGATTACGTGCTGAGAAATGATCGTGTGGAAGGAATCGATCACCCGGTATTTAAAAACGTATCAGACCAGCTCAACATCACTCATAAAGGCTTCGGGCTTGGGGTCGGAATTGCGGATTTCAACAATGATCAATTAGTTGATGTCTATGTATCGAATGATTTTATCACAGAAGACCTGCTTTATCTGAATAAAGCACATCACGATAGCATAGAACCTGTCTTTATTGAATCTAATAAAAAATACATTGGGCACATGACCACGAATGGAATGGGAATGGATATCTCAGACATTAACAATGACGGGATCTGGGATATTTATGTTCTTGACATGCTTCCGGACAGCTATAATCGGCAGAAAAGGGTCCTGGGAGGAATGAATTATATGGCTCATATGGTGATTACCGGAAATGACTATACCGCCCAGTATATGAGAAACACACTTCAACTCGGTAATGGCCATCTCAACGGAAAACCTGTAAGAAGCAGTGAGGTCGCATTTCAGAAAGGAATTTCGAGTACAGACTGGAGCTGGGCAGGCCTCCTGGTTGATTTCGATAATGACGGAGACAAAGACATCTATGTCAGTAACGGCTACATTAAAGACATTATCGACCTGGATTATCTTAATTTCACAGCCCAGAAAAGCACAGTGTTTACCCCGAGTAAAAGCAAGTTGAAAAAATATGTAATGGAATTGCCGGCCATTAAAGAACCTAATTTTTTCTATGAACAGCAGGAAGGTAATCACTTCTCAAACGTATCAGATCTCTGGACCGAATCGATACCGTCTTTGTCAAATGGAGTGGCCTATGCGGACCTGGACCTAGACGGGGATCTTGACCTGTTGGTCAGCAATATTAACAGTAAGGCATTTTTGCTGGAAAACAAAAGTTCGGACGAATTGAAGAACCATTACCTACGTATAAAGTTGGCAGGTAATGACCAGAATACACAAGCCATAGGTTCAAAGATCTCGATCTGGCAAAAAGGGGAAGAACAACATCAGTTCCATTCGGTAATCAGAGGCTACTTATCTTCGGTTGAACCCATTGTCCATTTCGGTTTAACTTCTGAGCGAATTGATTCGTTAAAAGTGATCTGGCCTGATGGAAGAATGACTAAAATTCATAATCCTCAGGCAAATCAAGTCTTGGAATTAAATCAGGAAGATGCAACGGAAAACGCCGTACAAAAAGAGAGAATTGAATACTTATTCAGGAATCTGGATTCTATACTGCCCTTTGTTCATAAAGAGAATAAATTTAATGAATATACAGACCAGCCCTTGCTGATGAGACAGTATTCCCGATCGGGTCCTTGCATAACAGCAGGAAATATTGATGGGGTTGCGGGAGATGAAATTTTTATTGGCGGAAGCTTCAACGAACCTGGGTCCATTTGGTTTCAGGATGAGAGTGGAAAATATTATCCGAAACAAATGCTCGACTCGGTTTATGAGGATACAGATGCTCTTTTTGTCGATGTGGATAACGACAACGACCTTGATCTTTACGTTGCCAGCGGAGGTAATGAATTCTTTGAGAACTCAACACGATTCCTCGACCGTTTATACATAAATGACGGGAGCGGGAATTTTAAAAGAGATGACAAGGCCCTGCCTGAAATTTTCAACAGCTCAGGATGTGTGAGAGCGGTTGACATTGACCATGATCAGGACATGGACTTATTTATCGGGGCGCGAATAACACCTTTCAATTATCCAAAAACTCCTGAGAGCTATCTATTGATCAATGACAAGGGAACTTTTCATCTTGAGGAAAATGCCGCGATTAAGGATGCAGGAATGATCACTGACGCTGTGTGGGCTGATATTGATGATGATCAATGGGAGGATCTTATCGTTTCAGGTGAATTTATGCCAATTAAAATCTTTAAAAACGACAAGGGTAAACTTGAAAAATTTGATTCAACATGGTTGAATACAGAAAATGAGCCGATCGAGATCCAAGGATGGTGGAATTGTATAAAAGCTCATGACTTTGACCAGGATGGAGACCTCGATTTCATAGCTGGAAATCAGGGCTTGAACTCCTATTTTAAACCAAAAAAGAATTATCCTCTTTATGTCTATAATAAAGATTATGATGGCAATGGAAAACTGGACCCCCTTCTAGGTCAGTATTTTGATCATGAAGGAAAAGAAGTTCTTTATCCTATTCATGGAAGAGAAGACATAAAATTACAATTTCCCGAATCCATGATCCAGTTTTATTCTTATGAAGACTTTGCAGGCGTCACTTTTGAAAGTATTCTAAAAATAAAGGATCTGGAGGCAGAAACCTTAAAAGCGACTACTTTTGCCAGTTCCTACATTGAAAACCTTGGTAATGGAAAGTTTAGGATCCGTCCTTTTCATGACGACCTTCAGGTTTCCCCGATCAATGATATGCTTATAGACGACTTTGACAAGGACGGTATTATCGACTTCCTGGTAGTAGGAAATGATTTTAGTGCTGAATCCAATTATGGCCAATTTGACGCACTAACAGGCTTAATGGTTAAGACCAACGGAAAAGAGTTTGAAATCGTTCCCAGCAGAAAATCAGGTTTCAATGTGCAGGGACAATCAAAACATATGATTCAAATCTCGGACCGTTTTAACCAAAAACTCATTATCGCAACCCAGAACAACGAGAAAATAAAAATTTTTAAAACCCCTTAA
- a CDS encoding CRTAC1 family protein, producing the protein MLFKGFFMLFLIFSIFSCKSDGKSQKQALIAVPEPMPVTEDFYQEIAKSIGLDFVHSIGAAEMENIVESVGGGAAFLDYDQDGYMDIFMCSGTWVEGFSKTKPENSEGHNHLYRNLGNGTFQDVSKEAGIMQSLYSMGITVGDINNDNFPDIFLSNHGKNTLYLNLGDGSFRDISSKAAVQGGEDCSVGAVWFDFDNDGFLDLYVGNYLNFDPDYNYYYAPDGFPGPLAYDSQKDVLYRNNGDNTFEDVTKAMGIVDIDGRAMGVGAADYDGDGFVDIYVANDHTVNFLWHNDQGKGFTDLGTLSGTGFSQAGEATVSMSVDFADYNNDEKLDIFISDDNYCSLYENIGDGIFQDNSYSSGISMASGQFVGWSSSFLDHDNDGDADIFKANGELKHLYGQEDQLFENVGDGKFEDSSLDLGPYFEEENVGRGACMGDYDNDGDIDIFVVNLNGEAKFLRNNKGNENNWILLDLRGSKSNRDGIGSRIKIQCGDHIQTGQKKSTTGYLSQNDPRIHFGLLENEIIDRIEIDWPSGVSQVLENIEVNQILKIEEPL; encoded by the coding sequence ATGCTGTTTAAAGGTTTTTTCATGCTGTTTCTTATCTTCTCGATCTTTTCATGTAAATCTGACGGCAAATCCCAAAAACAGGCATTGATAGCTGTACCTGAGCCGATGCCCGTGACCGAAGATTTTTATCAGGAAATAGCCAAAAGCATTGGTTTGGATTTTGTCCATTCGATCGGTGCCGCAGAGATGGAAAACATTGTTGAATCAGTTGGGGGTGGAGCAGCGTTTCTCGATTACGATCAGGATGGCTACATGGATATATTTATGTGCAGCGGTACCTGGGTTGAAGGGTTCAGTAAAACAAAGCCCGAAAATTCAGAAGGACATAACCATCTTTACAGGAACCTTGGGAATGGAACGTTTCAGGATGTGAGTAAGGAAGCAGGAATTATGCAATCCTTATACAGCATGGGTATAACCGTAGGGGATATCAACAATGATAATTTCCCGGACATATTTTTAAGTAATCATGGAAAGAACACGCTTTACCTCAATCTTGGTGACGGCTCGTTCAGGGATATCAGCTCAAAAGCGGCCGTTCAAGGAGGTGAGGACTGCAGTGTCGGGGCAGTTTGGTTTGATTTTGACAATGACGGGTTTCTTGATTTGTATGTTGGGAATTACCTGAATTTTGACCCTGATTACAATTACTATTATGCTCCGGATGGTTTTCCGGGCCCATTGGCTTATGATAGCCAAAAGGATGTGCTGTACCGAAATAATGGTGATAATACCTTTGAGGACGTCACTAAGGCTATGGGTATCGTTGATATCGATGGTCGCGCCATGGGCGTAGGTGCGGCGGATTATGATGGTGATGGTTTTGTTGATATATACGTAGCCAACGATCATACCGTGAATTTTTTATGGCATAATGATCAGGGTAAAGGGTTTACGGATCTTGGCACCTTATCAGGAACAGGTTTCAGTCAGGCCGGAGAGGCTACCGTTAGTATGTCAGTTGATTTTGCAGATTACAACAACGATGAAAAACTGGATATTTTTATTTCTGACGACAATTATTGTTCACTTTATGAAAATATAGGGGATGGGATATTTCAGGATAATTCCTATTCATCCGGAATATCAATGGCTTCGGGACAGTTTGTGGGATGGTCATCTTCATTCCTCGATCACGATAATGACGGGGATGCCGATATATTCAAGGCAAATGGAGAGCTTAAGCATCTGTACGGCCAGGAAGATCAGCTTTTTGAGAATGTAGGTGATGGAAAATTTGAGGATTCTTCTCTTGACCTGGGGCCTTATTTTGAAGAAGAAAATGTTGGAAGAGGAGCTTGCATGGGCGATTACGATAACGACGGTGACATAGACATCTTTGTGGTCAATTTAAACGGGGAAGCCAAGTTTTTAAGAAACAACAAAGGGAATGAAAACAATTGGATCCTTCTCGACCTTAGGGGCTCAAAAAGCAATCGGGACGGAATTGGTTCCAGGATAAAGATTCAGTGTGGAGATCACATCCAGACCGGACAAAAGAAAAGTACCACGGGATATTTATCACAAAATGATCCTCGCATACATTTTGGACTTTTAGAAAATGAAATTATAGATAGAATTGAGATCGACTGGCCTTCAGGCGTTTCTCAGGTGCTTGAAAATATTGAGGTAAATCAAATTTTAAAAATAGAAGAACCCTTATAG
- a CDS encoding beta-propeller fold lactonase family protein yields MSKLKIYMIIVGLTGLGLLIFFPGRQLAREHVNERTAVTDHPLLCTSCHIPISKNKLITKIINADYYSPFNLAVDKTNQWIYVVAQDTDELLKVDVENKKVVEKIKVGVHPHSVIIDEVEQKAYVSNEWSDTVSIIDLFTFKIIESINTGNGPAGIMLDKENKHLYVVNSYGSDVSVFDLSTLKEVKRLAAGSNPTGIAISPSGDEMLITGRRANIADFNETLITELTLIHTVGQSAFKLNVESAYLMENAVYAPEGDLAFVSLIRPKNQIPSVQVEGGWMMTHGFGVIERDRQNRITQFLLDEPNAYYPDPFDIEITPDGKRLFVSSSGVDKISVIEVDSIRKILKNSNQKERSLFANSLGLSRKFVSKRIKTGPNPKGITISRDGSELYVAEQLNDAITIIDTEGLSIKNTISLGGPDRITVARQGRRLFNNAGHTFQNQYSCYTCHPDNHEDGLVYNMAGKDMGRNLTNTQSLREIGDTAPFKWNGKNQTVYKQDGMRFSTVLTRTEQFSYDDLDAITAYIMRGIKQPPNLMYNPRGELTASQQRGKILFERKEDNLGNLIPENNRCVTCHPAPLFTDQKLADVSTLADSDDPTLFDTPHLTNVFASPPYLHDGRAKTLEEIWTIYGTDDKHGLVNDMSKTDLNDLINYLKSLRSPEYDLSKTEVQHGSLLISN; encoded by the coding sequence ATGAGTAAATTAAAAATATATATGATCATTGTTGGCCTGACAGGGCTGGGACTGCTGATCTTTTTTCCGGGTCGTCAGCTTGCAAGAGAACATGTCAATGAGCGGACTGCCGTAACAGATCATCCTTTACTCTGTACTTCCTGCCATATTCCCATTTCCAAGAATAAACTGATCACTAAAATCATCAATGCCGATTACTATTCTCCGTTTAACCTTGCTGTTGATAAAACAAATCAATGGATATACGTGGTGGCCCAGGATACCGATGAGCTTTTAAAGGTGGATGTGGAAAATAAAAAAGTCGTTGAAAAAATCAAAGTAGGCGTTCACCCTCATTCAGTCATCATAGATGAAGTTGAGCAAAAAGCTTATGTGAGCAATGAATGGTCTGATACCGTAAGTATCATCGATCTGTTTACATTTAAAATCATTGAATCAATTAATACAGGAAACGGCCCGGCAGGAATTATGCTGGATAAGGAAAATAAACATCTTTATGTTGTTAATTCTTATGGATCTGACGTTTCAGTTTTTGATCTTTCAACCTTAAAAGAGGTGAAAAGACTCGCTGCAGGAAGTAATCCGACAGGAATCGCCATATCACCGTCAGGTGATGAAATGCTTATTACAGGAAGACGCGCAAATATTGCCGATTTCAATGAAACCTTGATAACGGAGCTTACATTGATCCATACAGTTGGCCAGAGCGCTTTCAAGCTTAATGTTGAATCAGCGTATCTTATGGAGAACGCTGTTTATGCTCCTGAAGGTGATCTTGCCTTTGTTTCACTTATACGACCCAAGAATCAAATTCCTTCAGTCCAGGTTGAAGGGGGATGGATGATGACTCACGGATTTGGAGTTATAGAGAGAGACAGGCAAAACCGTATTACCCAATTCCTTCTTGACGAACCAAATGCCTATTATCCGGATCCTTTCGATATTGAAATTACACCAGATGGAAAGCGTCTTTTTGTGTCGAGTTCGGGAGTAGATAAGATTTCTGTCATCGAGGTAGATTCGATAAGAAAGATACTTAAGAACAGTAATCAAAAGGAAAGAAGCCTCTTTGCCAATTCCCTGGGATTAAGCAGGAAATTTGTTTCGAAGAGAATTAAAACGGGCCCTAATCCGAAAGGAATTACGATTTCAAGGGATGGGTCTGAACTGTATGTTGCAGAACAGTTGAATGATGCGATCACTATTATTGATACTGAGGGACTTTCAATAAAAAATACAATTTCTTTAGGAGGCCCGGATCGAATTACGGTGGCGCGCCAGGGCCGTAGATTGTTCAATAATGCAGGGCATACCTTTCAGAACCAATATTCCTGTTACACCTGTCATCCCGATAATCATGAGGATGGGCTGGTCTATAATATGGCTGGTAAAGATATGGGACGTAATCTGACCAATACCCAGTCATTAAGAGAAATAGGGGATACGGCCCCTTTTAAATGGAATGGAAAGAATCAAACCGTATATAAGCAGGACGGTATGCGTTTTTCAACGGTTCTGACAAGGACAGAACAATTTAGTTATGATGATCTGGATGCTATAACAGCCTATATCATGCGGGGTATCAAACAGCCCCCAAATCTGATGTATAATCCAAGGGGTGAATTGACAGCCTCTCAACAAAGAGGAAAGATTCTATTTGAAAGAAAAGAAGATAATCTCGGAAATCTGATCCCGGAGAACAATCGTTGTGTGACCTGTCATCCGGCACCGCTCTTTACAGATCAAAAACTTGCGGATGTGAGTACCCTTGCTGATTCTGATGACCCGACTCTTTTTGATACGCCGCATTTAACCAATGTTTTTGCATCTCCACCTTATCTGCATGACGGAAGGGCCAAAACACTGGAAGAAATCTGGACCATTTACGGAACAGATGATAAACACGGACTTGTCAATGACATGAGCAAAACGGATCTGAATGATCTGATCAATTATTTAAAGTCATTAAGGAGTCCTGAATATGATCTTTCTAAAACTGAAGTACAACACGGATCTTTACTTATTTCAAATTAA
- a CDS encoding ligand-binding sensor domain-containing protein, with protein sequence MKILQIQNRYFGTAIIMILSIFFSLGFISEKKDGRSNPDPEAEEMPLYGEWKHFTVKDGLPSDKTYCVLIDNDRILAGTHDGLAVYENKKWITYTTEDGLAHNGVLSLAKNELTGDIWIGTMGGLSRWSAGKFENFNQMNSGMPNDLIYSVACDGKDVWVATGGGAGKYDSYTKEWEIYTEENAPMHEPWTYGICTGDDEIFIAAWGGGIVEYNKKTSQFRDYTDPDGNMEIDLFPDDGIVHDITTGASWSEGMLWVGTYFGLSRYDGTRWKGYFDHDSGLASNFINFVKASGKYAFIATDQGLSCTDGENWVTYTRNQQNFNGKASILQGEEKSEFKLSPSLSHNYVLGVDLKDDMIWVATSKGLSRGKLLNKENLGLASTDR encoded by the coding sequence ATGAAGATACTGCAAATACAAAATCGTTATTTCGGAACCGCAATAATCATGATATTGTCCATCTTTTTTTCACTTGGCTTTATTTCGGAAAAGAAGGATGGCCGCTCAAATCCGGATCCTGAAGCGGAAGAAATGCCCCTTTACGGAGAATGGAAGCATTTTACAGTGAAAGATGGACTACCGTCAGATAAAACCTATTGCGTGCTTATCGATAATGATCGGATCCTTGCAGGAACTCATGATGGTCTTGCTGTATACGAGAATAAAAAATGGATTACCTATACCACTGAAGATGGCCTTGCACATAACGGTGTATTGTCATTGGCCAAGAATGAGCTAACAGGAGATATCTGGATAGGCACCATGGGAGGATTATCAAGATGGTCAGCCGGTAAGTTTGAAAATTTCAATCAGATGAACAGCGGTATGCCCAATGACCTTATCTATTCAGTTGCCTGTGACGGGAAAGATGTATGGGTAGCAACTGGTGGAGGCGCAGGGAAGTATGATTCCTATACAAAGGAATGGGAGATTTATACGGAAGAAAATGCCCCGATGCACGAACCATGGACTTATGGTATTTGTACCGGTGATGACGAAATATTCATTGCAGCCTGGGGAGGGGGCATTGTTGAATACAACAAGAAAACTTCTCAATTCAGAGACTATACAGATCCGGACGGAAATATGGAGATCGATTTGTTTCCAGATGATGGTATCGTACATGATATCACCACCGGGGCATCCTGGTCTGAAGGAATGCTCTGGGTAGGGACCTACTTTGGACTCAGCAGATATGACGGAACACGATGGAAGGGATACTTTGATCATGACAGTGGGCTTGCCAGCAATTTTATCAATTTCGTCAAGGCCTCTGGCAAATATGCCTTTATCGCGACAGACCAGGGCTTGAGTTGTACTGATGGAGAGAACTGGGTTACTTATACGCGAAATCAACAAAATTTCAATGGTAAAGCCAGTATTTTACAAGGTGAAGAAAAAAGTGAATTTAAGCTTAGTCCTTCTTTGTCACATAATTATGTCCTTGGAGTGGATTTAAAAGATGACATGATCTGGGTGGCCACATCCAAAGGATTAAGCAGAGGAAAATTATTAAATAAAGAAAATTTGGGTCTGGCTTCAACAGATCGATAA
- a CDS encoding Rid family hydrolase, with translation MSNTLDIQEKKLLIDLNKLTDGEKIEMKKLGILSEDNTITPTVYPSIHEERPPIEKHVVHAPHTINEAYDYEKPSSFSRALRLDFGDYKVLLISGTASVNEEGKPEHIGDFKAQLWRTYFNITNLLEAEGMTWHDVVRTTNYLRDIERDYGEFNKIRTSFYQWMNLDPLPASTGIQARLCWETLLVELEVYAVCKVK, from the coding sequence ATGAGCAATACATTAGACATTCAGGAAAAAAAGTTATTAATAGATTTGAATAAACTTACTGATGGTGAAAAAATTGAAATGAAAAAGTTGGGGATCTTATCAGAAGATAACACCATCACACCTACAGTTTACCCATCGATCCATGAAGAGCGACCTCCGATAGAAAAACATGTGGTACATGCACCGCATACAATTAATGAGGCCTATGATTATGAAAAACCATCTTCTTTTTCAAGAGCCTTAAGACTTGATTTTGGTGATTATAAGGTTTTACTTATCTCTGGAACAGCCAGTGTTAACGAAGAAGGTAAACCAGAGCATATTGGAGATTTTAAGGCCCAGTTGTGGAGAACATATTTTAATATTACCAATTTACTCGAAGCCGAAGGTATGACCTGGCATGATGTAGTAAGGACGACTAATTATTTGAGAGACATTGAAAGAGACTATGGCGAATTCAATAAAATCAGAACCTCTTTTTATCAATGGATGAATTTAGATCCTCTTCCTGCAAGTACAGGAATTCAGGCCAGACTTTGCTGGGAGACTTTGTTGGTTGAACTTGAGGTGTATGCCGTTTGTAAAGTAAAATAA
- a CDS encoding ABC transporter substrate-binding protein, producing the protein MKFRIRNFLCIAALVVFSCQMTFSQEKGLKYGKTPDKLFPYQKFQEAYKYHFVEPVQFYGAGRDKKAPDDLTEVRIGFLGPLEGSALVPLGEQMLNGARLALEQANEKGGFNGLPYELMVHNDVGLWGAAANQVVKMDEEGVWAWLGSIDDIVSHVALRATLKMEIMMVNTGDPDPTFTETNIPWAIRVISDDRQSGYALATHIFEEKQHERVAVIRANSRYGRVGIMEYSGAAVRLGHPMMIEERFTDGETDFSMQLNNIKRVDPDAILIWANAKESALILKQIRAMGMQQPIYASDRVVSEEFLTLAGELAEGVVSTCQYNPSSKDKKLSEFRNQYVQRFGMQPDVFAAHAYDGMNLIVKAIEEVGLNRVLIRDVLTDLKTFQGYEGVTGKIVFDESWNDIGDIWMAEVKNGKFEFSPSPELGERAHSGSMPGY; encoded by the coding sequence ATGAAATTCAGGATCAGGAACTTTCTTTGTATCGCGGCACTGGTGGTATTCAGTTGTCAAATGACTTTTTCACAGGAAAAGGGGTTGAAATATGGAAAGACTCCGGATAAACTTTTTCCTTATCAGAAATTTCAAGAAGCTTACAAATACCATTTTGTTGAACCTGTACAGTTCTACGGAGCAGGAAGGGATAAGAAGGCTCCTGATGATCTGACGGAAGTTAGAATTGGTTTTCTTGGCCCTTTGGAAGGTTCTGCCTTGGTTCCGCTTGGAGAACAAATGCTCAATGGGGCCAGACTGGCATTGGAACAAGCCAATGAAAAAGGGGGCTTCAACGGGCTGCCCTATGAATTAATGGTCCATAATGATGTGGGGCTTTGGGGAGCTGCAGCCAATCAGGTGGTTAAAATGGATGAAGAAGGAGTCTGGGCCTGGTTGGGTTCCATCGATGATATCGTCTCACATGTGGCTTTAAGGGCCACTTTAAAAATGGAGATCATGATGGTGAATACCGGTGATCCTGACCCTACGTTTACAGAAACCAATATTCCATGGGCCATCAGGGTGATCAGTGATGACAGGCAAAGTGGATATGCCCTTGCAACTCATATTTTTGAGGAAAAACAGCATGAAAGGGTAGCAGTCATCAGAGCTAATTCGCGTTATGGAAGAGTGGGGATCATGGAATATTCAGGAGCTGCGGTAAGGCTTGGACACCCAATGATGATCGAAGAACGTTTTACGGATGGGGAAACAGACTTCAGTATGCAACTGAACAATATTAAACGAGTTGATCCGGATGCAATTCTCATCTGGGCTAATGCAAAAGAATCGGCATTGATTCTTAAACAGATAAGGGCCATGGGAATGCAACAGCCTATCTACGCCTCAGACAGAGTGGTTTCTGAGGAATTTTTAACGTTGGCAGGGGAACTTGCTGAAGGAGTAGTGAGTACCTGTCAATATAATCCCTCCTCAAAAGATAAGAAATTGAGCGAATTCAGGAATCAATATGTGCAACGATTTGGAATGCAGCCTGATGTATTTGCTGCCCATGCTTATGATGGAATGAATCTGATTGTGAAAGCGATTGAAGAAGTGGGGCTTAATCGTGTCCTGATTCGCGATGTTTTGACCGATCTTAAGACTTTTCAAGGCTATGAAGGAGTTACCGGAAAGATTGTTTTTGATGAAAGCTGGAATGATATTGGCGATATTTGGATGGCGGAAGTAAAAAATGGTAAGTTTGAATTCAGCCCGAGCCCTGAATTAGGAGAACGGGCCCATTCGGGAAGTATGCCGGGTTATTGA